A window from Actinomycetospora corticicola encodes these proteins:
- a CDS encoding type II toxin-antitoxin system VapC family toxin: MTTGRVLLDTSALIDLEHLDLGRFADAVPVVSAVTVAELAFGLDTDDLIERRARTDRYYAVLRDLPVLPFDLAAAQLYGTMASMVRRAGRNPRPRRMDLQIAATAGANAVPLITRNPADFAGLERLVEVHSP; encoded by the coding sequence ATGACGACAGGCCGGGTCCTGCTCGACACCTCAGCCCTCATTGATCTGGAGCACCTCGACCTCGGGCGGTTCGCCGACGCCGTCCCGGTCGTCAGCGCTGTGACGGTGGCCGAACTCGCGTTCGGGCTGGACACCGACGACCTCATCGAGCGACGGGCCCGCACCGACCGCTACTACGCCGTCCTGCGCGATCTGCCGGTCCTCCCGTTCGATCTCGCTGCCGCGCAGCTGTACGGGACGATGGCCTCGATGGTCCGCCGTGCCGGACGCAATCCACGCCCTCGCCGGATGGACCTCCAGATCGCGGCGACCGCCGGCGCGAATGCCGTCCCGCTGATCACCCGCAACCCGGCGGACTTCGCCGGGCTGGAGCGAC
- a CDS encoding type II toxin-antitoxin system prevent-host-death family antitoxin: MSDSIGQRELRNDSGSIMRRVEAGESFVVTRNGRPIADLVPHAREQEPAPRTLGELQDIFRNLPPVNAEQWRADRERADEYLGDDDPVGR, encoded by the coding sequence GTGAGCGACTCCATCGGGCAGCGGGAGCTCCGCAACGACAGCGGGTCGATCATGCGCCGGGTCGAGGCCGGCGAGAGCTTCGTCGTCACCCGCAACGGTCGGCCGATTGCCGACCTCGTACCTCACGCCCGTGAGCAGGAGCCGGCCCCGCGCACTCTGGGCGAGCTCCAGGACATCTTCCGGAACCTTCCTCCGGTGAACGCGGAGCAGTGGAGAGCCGACCGCGAGCGGGCGGACGAGTACCTCGGCGACGACGACCCGGTCGGCCGATGA
- a CDS encoding sigma-70 family RNA polymerase sigma factor — protein sequence MTADDGLSLLARFDRRWLPAEVAPDVDAATRAGLRRISGDDPARHLTVLLAYYQRARPSLLALARTLLGRHREQAEDLLQDVMRKVVQNPPVLRDPDKVDALFRQAVRNGAITWGTRAARETARVEHDAEAVLELADPAQPFEDTILFHLVVARALASLSPRERAVIDLVDLRRRTVQEAADELGISLGAAKNYRFVGLRRLREDPGLRALHEPPGATGES from the coding sequence GTGACGGCGGACGACGGGCTCTCCCTCCTGGCCCGCTTCGATCGCCGGTGGCTGCCCGCCGAGGTGGCCCCCGACGTCGATGCCGCAACCCGCGCCGGGCTGCGCCGCATCTCCGGCGACGACCCCGCCCGTCACCTCACCGTGCTGCTCGCCTACTACCAGCGGGCCCGCCCGTCGCTGCTCGCCCTGGCCCGCACGCTGCTCGGACGGCACCGGGAGCAGGCCGAGGACCTGCTGCAGGACGTGATGCGCAAGGTCGTGCAGAACCCGCCGGTGCTGCGCGACCCCGACAAGGTCGACGCCCTCTTCCGCCAGGCCGTCCGCAACGGGGCGATCACGTGGGGCACCCGCGCGGCCCGGGAGACGGCGCGGGTCGAGCACGACGCCGAGGCGGTGCTGGAGCTCGCCGACCCGGCGCAGCCGTTCGAGGACACGATCCTCTTCCACCTCGTCGTCGCCCGGGCGCTGGCGTCGCTGTCGCCGCGCGAACGGGCGGTGATCGACCTGGTCGACCTGCGCCGCCGGACGGTGCAGGAGGCCGCCGACGAGCTCGGCATCTCCCTCGGCGCGGCGAAGAACTACCGCTTCGTCGGCCTCCGTCGGCTCCGTGAGGATCCGGGGCTGCGGGCGCTGCACGAGCCTCCGGGCGCGACCGGGGAGAGCTGA